The following proteins are co-located in the Spea bombifrons isolate aSpeBom1 chromosome 3, aSpeBom1.2.pri, whole genome shotgun sequence genome:
- the PAQR9 gene encoding membrane progestin receptor epsilon, which translates to MPLQPYTRDKEKSSLLRWDEVPDDFVECFILSGYRRLHLTAQECLASIFQPTNETLNFWTHFIPLVLFVSKFYQIFFLTTDLPFHHPALLPLWCYASGVLLTFAMSCTAHVFSCRSLRLRAAFFFLDYASISYYGFASTVAYSYYLLPRLSLLDPAVMTPYLQSLGWHRVDYSMLMGLYGELVLPVAFVLAVTCTVACCKSRAEDCSYPFAIRTFVFAMPLSMACPVMIESLLFDLRRKNPILFVYFYRRYFWLLVAAFFNVSKIPERIHPGLFDIIGHSHQLFHVFTFLSIYDQMHYVEQGLEQFLKAPPTSPTFPTFYGTIGYMLLLTLCLGLVVRTYLKGLASSKQD; encoded by the coding sequence ATGCCCCTGCAGCCCTACACCAGAGACAAGGAGAAGTCCTCCCTCCTCCGCTGGGACGAGGTGCCCGATGATTTCGTGGAGTGCTTTATATTATCCGGCTACAGGCGGTTGCACCTCACCGCTCAGGAGTGCCTGGCCTCGATCTTCCAGCCCACCAACGAGACTCTGAATTTCTGGACCCACTTCATCCCCCTGGTGCTGTTCGTTAGCAAGTTTTACCAGATCTTCTTCTTGACCACGGACCTGCCCTTCCACCACCCTGCCCTGCTGCCCCTGTGGTGCTACGCGTCGGGAGTGCTGCTGACATTTGCCATGAGTTGCACAGCCCATGTGTTCAGCTGCCGCTCCTTGCGCCTGCGTGCAGCCTTCTTCTTTCTGGACTATGCATCCATCAGCTACTACGGCTTCGCCAGCACCGTGGCGTACTCCTACTACCTGCTGCCCAGGCTGAGCCTGCTcgaccccgccgtgatgacccCTTACTTGCAGAGCCTGGGCTGGCACCGGGTGGATTACAGCATGCTGATGGGGCTGTACGGGGAGCTGGTGCTGCCGGTGGCCTTTGTCCTGGCGGTGACATGCACGGTGGCGTGCTGTAAGAGCCGGGCAGAGGACTGCTCGTACCCGTTCGCCATCCGCACCTTCGTGTTCGCGATGCCCCTGAGCATGGCGTGCCCCGTGATGATCGAGAGCCTCCTGTTCGACCTCAGAAGGAAGAACCCCATtctctttgtgtatttttaccGGAGGTATTTCTGGCTGCTGGTGGCCGCTTTCTTCAATGTCAGTAAGATCCCAGAAAGGATCCATCCGGGGCTCTTTGACATCATAGGGCACAGCCACCAGCTCTTCCATGTCTTCACCTTCCTCAGTATCTATGATCAGATGCACTACGTGGAGCAGGGTTTAGAGCAGTTCCTGAAAGCTCCCCCGACCTCTCCAACCTTCCCAACCTTCTATGGAACCATCGGATACATGCTGCTCCTAACCCTCTGCTTAGGGCTGGTAGTGAGGACCTATCTAAAGGGACTGGCCAGCTCCAAACAGGATTAA